From the genome of Vibrio navarrensis, one region includes:
- the ubiD gene encoding 4-hydroxy-3-polyprenylbenzoate decarboxylase — MSFKDLREFLDHLERHGQLKRITHPVDPAYEMTEISDRTLRAAGPALLFENPIGSNVPVLTNLFGTPERVAMGMGRSEVKELREVGKLLAYLKEPEPPRGFKDALDKIPLFRQVLNMPAKKLRKAPCQEIVWQGDEVDLDKIPVMSCWAEDVAPLLTWGLTVTRGPYKKRQNLGIYRQQKIAKNKIIMRWLAHRGGALDLRDWMEANPGQPFPVSVAFGADPATILGAVTPVPDTLSEYAFAGLLRGSKTEVVQSISNDLEVPASAEIVLEGYIDPNEFADEGPYGDHTGYYNEKEQHHVFTITHITMRRDPIYHSTYTGRPPDEPAVLGVALNEVFVPILQKQFPEIEDFYLPPEGCSYRMAVVTMKKQYPGHAKRVMMGVWSFLRQFMYTKFVIVCDESVNARDWNEVVKAMTEHMEPVQDTLMIDNTPIDSLDFASPVVGLGSKMGLDATIKWPAELATRTPVPERESHAIAECDLLALKQQHPEIVDLYLPPSANHQFVIASMKKERAGQSQTLLKHLWDFFAPYADIKFIILCDDDVNVQDWHDIIWAVTTRMDPLRDTVQVKCSGSSKLGLDATNKFAPEVVREWGSPIKKDPQLVAKIDAIWHELGIL, encoded by the coding sequence ATGAGTTTTAAGGATTTACGTGAATTTCTTGACCATCTTGAACGGCATGGTCAACTGAAACGCATTACTCACCCTGTCGACCCTGCCTATGAAATGACAGAAATCAGCGATCGCACGCTGCGTGCGGCGGGGCCTGCTTTGCTGTTTGAAAACCCGATTGGCTCAAACGTTCCCGTGCTCACTAATCTATTTGGTACGCCTGAGCGTGTCGCCATGGGCATGGGGCGAAGTGAGGTCAAAGAGCTACGTGAAGTTGGGAAATTGCTGGCTTACCTCAAAGAGCCTGAACCGCCACGCGGCTTTAAAGATGCACTGGATAAGATCCCACTGTTCAGGCAAGTACTCAATATGCCCGCCAAAAAGCTGCGTAAAGCGCCGTGCCAAGAGATAGTGTGGCAGGGCGATGAGGTTGACCTAGACAAGATCCCTGTCATGAGTTGCTGGGCTGAGGATGTTGCGCCCTTACTTACTTGGGGGCTCACTGTCACTCGAGGTCCATACAAAAAGCGGCAAAATCTGGGCATTTATCGACAGCAGAAAATCGCTAAGAACAAAATCATCATGCGCTGGCTTGCTCATCGTGGCGGTGCCTTGGATCTGCGTGATTGGATGGAGGCAAACCCAGGCCAACCATTTCCTGTGTCGGTAGCGTTTGGTGCTGATCCGGCGACCATTCTTGGCGCGGTGACGCCAGTGCCAGACACTCTATCAGAGTACGCTTTCGCGGGCCTATTGCGTGGCAGCAAAACCGAAGTAGTCCAATCGATCAGTAATGACTTGGAAGTGCCTGCCAGTGCTGAGATTGTGCTGGAAGGCTACATCGATCCGAATGAGTTTGCCGATGAAGGTCCGTACGGCGATCATACGGGCTACTACAACGAAAAAGAGCAGCATCACGTCTTTACTATTACGCACATCACCATGCGTCGCGATCCTATCTACCACAGCACTTACACTGGGCGTCCACCTGATGAGCCTGCCGTGCTCGGTGTGGCACTCAATGAAGTATTTGTGCCTATCCTACAAAAGCAGTTTCCAGAGATTGAAGATTTCTATCTACCGCCAGAAGGCTGCTCGTATCGTATGGCCGTGGTGACGATGAAAAAGCAGTACCCAGGGCATGCTAAGCGGGTGATGATGGGTGTGTGGTCTTTCCTGCGTCAGTTTATGTATACCAAGTTCGTGATAGTTTGCGACGAATCGGTTAACGCGCGCGATTGGAATGAGGTCGTCAAAGCGATGACTGAACATATGGAGCCTGTGCAAGATACCTTGATGATCGATAACACACCGATTGATTCACTCGACTTTGCATCGCCAGTGGTAGGGCTGGGTTCAAAGATGGGGCTGGATGCGACGATAAAGTGGCCGGCTGAGCTGGCAACGCGAACGCCAGTGCCGGAGCGAGAAAGCCACGCGATAGCTGAATGCGACTTATTGGCGCTGAAACAACAACACCCAGAAATCGTTGATCTCTATCTCCCTCCTAGTGCCAACCATCAATTTGTTATTGCGTCGATGAAAAAAGAGCGAGCTGGTCAGTCTCAAACGTTGCTGAAACATCTGTGGGATTTCTTTGCCCCCTATGCAGATATCAAGTTTATTATCTTGTGTGATGATGACGTTAATGTTCAAGATTGGCACGATATCATTTGGGCGGTAACCACACGTATGGATCCGTTGAGAGACACCGTGCAAGTTAAGTGCTCTGG
- the trxA gene encoding thioredoxin TrxA: protein MSDKILQLTDEGFENDVLKAAGPVLVDFWAEWCGPCKMIAPILDEVAEEYQGKLTIGKLNIDHNAGTPPKFGIRGIPTLLLFKDGSVAATKVGALSKTQLKEFLDANL, encoded by the coding sequence ATGAGTGATAAGATTTTGCAGCTGACTGATGAAGGTTTTGAAAACGACGTTCTTAAGGCTGCAGGCCCGGTACTGGTAGACTTTTGGGCAGAATGGTGTGGTCCTTGTAAGATGATTGCGCCGATTCTGGATGAAGTTGCTGAAGAGTATCAAGGCAAACTCACTATCGGTAAACTAAATATCGACCATAATGCAGGCACACCACCTAAATTTGGCATTCGCGGTATTCCAACCTTGCTGTTGTTCAAAGACGGCAGCGTGGCAGCGACAAAAGTGGGTGCGCTATCAAAAACTCAATTGAAAGAGTTTTTGGATGCAAACCTATAA
- the gppA gene encoding guanosine-5'-triphosphate,3'-diphosphate diphosphatase, giving the protein MSQTGTSPLYAAIDLGSNSFHMLVVRHIDGSVQTMAKIKRKVRLAAGLDEHHALSMEAMQRGWDCLSLFAERLQDIPAENIRIVGTATLRTATNVDLFLQKANQILGHPIEVISGEEEAATIYKGVAHTSGGSGRRLVVDIGGASTELIIGEGFEAKALTSLRMGCVTWLENFFKDRQLNARNFDNAIEGAKQILKPVLAQYKELGWDVCVGASGTVQALQEIMLAQGMDEVITHAKLKRLQKQAMLADHLEELEIEGLTLERALVFPSGLSILIAVFELLEIDAMTLAGGALREGLAYEMMEELRQDDIRSRTIASIQTRYQLDSQYGQQVASLALRLLEQAGGEEWIAEPQGKVLLETTAKLHEIGLTIDYKKGGEHSAYLLQHLDLPGFTRAQKFFIGELARRYRDQLTSLPEQHALSGNSAKRVLRLLRLAVLLSHRRRPELEPQITLIAESDKLTLQISAGWLAQNPLTAAELETEANRQTDIGWPMVIEAN; this is encoded by the coding sequence ATGAGCCAGACAGGAACATCACCGCTCTATGCCGCCATCGACCTCGGGTCGAACAGTTTTCATATGCTCGTTGTGCGTCATATCGATGGCAGCGTTCAGACTATGGCCAAAATCAAGCGCAAAGTTCGCCTTGCTGCGGGCCTAGATGAACACCATGCGCTTAGCATGGAAGCGATGCAGCGTGGATGGGACTGCCTGAGCCTGTTTGCAGAAAGGCTGCAAGATATCCCGGCAGAGAATATTCGTATTGTCGGCACCGCGACCCTGCGAACGGCAACCAATGTGGATCTCTTCCTACAAAAGGCCAACCAGATCCTCGGCCATCCGATTGAAGTGATCAGCGGCGAAGAAGAAGCAGCGACGATCTACAAAGGCGTCGCGCACACCTCTGGCGGCAGTGGTCGCCGCCTAGTGGTAGACATCGGCGGCGCAAGTACCGAGCTGATTATTGGCGAAGGCTTTGAAGCCAAAGCGCTAACCAGCCTGCGTATGGGTTGCGTGACGTGGTTGGAAAACTTCTTTAAAGACCGCCAGCTCAATGCGCGCAACTTCGACAACGCCATTGAAGGTGCAAAACAAATCCTCAAACCAGTGCTTGCGCAATACAAAGAGCTGGGCTGGGATGTGTGTGTCGGCGCGTCCGGCACTGTCCAAGCGCTACAAGAGATCATGTTGGCGCAGGGCATGGACGAAGTGATTACTCACGCCAAGCTCAAGCGTCTACAAAAGCAAGCCATGCTCGCCGACCATCTCGAAGAGCTGGAAATTGAAGGGCTCACTTTAGAACGTGCGTTAGTCTTTCCTAGCGGTTTATCGATTCTGATTGCGGTTTTTGAACTGCTGGAGATCGATGCCATGACACTGGCTGGCGGCGCGCTGCGTGAAGGACTCGCCTACGAAATGATGGAAGAGCTCCGTCAAGACGACATCCGCTCTCGCACCATTGCCAGCATACAAACTCGCTATCAACTCGACAGTCAATATGGTCAACAAGTGGCGTCTCTCGCACTGCGCTTGCTAGAACAAGCTGGCGGCGAGGAGTGGATAGCCGAGCCTCAAGGCAAAGTGTTGCTAGAAACCACCGCGAAGTTGCACGAAATCGGTTTGACCATCGATTACAAGAAAGGCGGTGAACACAGCGCTTACTTGCTGCAGCACCTTGATTTACCGGGCTTTACTCGCGCGCAGAAATTCTTTATCGGTGAACTAGCGAGACGCTATCGAGATCAGCTTACGTCACTCCCCGAACAGCATGCGCTGTCCGGTAACAGCGCCAAACGCGTGCTGCGCTTGCTGCGCCTCGCGGTGTTGCTGTCGCATCGTCGTCGTCCTGAACTGGAACCTCAAATCACGCTCATTGCCGAAAGCGACAAACTCACGCTGCAAATCAGCGCTGGCTGGCTAGCGCAAAACCCGCTGACGGCAGCAGAACTGGAAACCGAAGCCAATCGCCAGACCGACATTGGTTGGCCAATGGTGATTGAAGCGAACTAA
- a CDS encoding 7-cyano-7-deazaguanine/7-aminomethyl-7-deazaguanine transporter, with protein MSHFTPAQQRNALIYLVLFHLVIIASSNYLVQLPFTVFGLHTTWGAFTFPFIFLATDLTVRVFGAALARRIIFLVMLPALAVSYVLSVLFFEGQFQGFSHLSEFNLFVARIAIASFMAYLLGQIMDVHVFNRLRQMKQWWVAPTCSTLFGNALDTIAFFAIAFYQSPDPFMAEHWTEIALVDYGFKLVISLGLFVPMYGVLLNYLTKKLTAVNPQFTLAQSSR; from the coding sequence ATGAGTCACTTTACCCCTGCGCAGCAGCGCAACGCCCTTATCTATCTGGTTTTATTCCATTTAGTCATCATTGCTTCCAGTAACTATTTGGTGCAATTACCCTTTACCGTCTTTGGTTTACACACCACTTGGGGCGCTTTTACGTTCCCATTTATCTTCCTTGCAACCGATCTTACGGTACGTGTGTTTGGCGCAGCCTTGGCAAGAAGAATCATTTTCTTAGTGATGTTGCCTGCACTGGCGGTCTCTTACGTGCTTTCGGTGCTGTTTTTTGAGGGGCAGTTTCAAGGCTTTTCCCATCTGAGTGAGTTTAATCTGTTTGTCGCACGTATCGCTATCGCCAGCTTTATGGCTTACCTGCTGGGACAGATCATGGATGTGCATGTGTTTAACCGTCTGCGTCAAATGAAGCAGTGGTGGGTTGCGCCAACCTGTTCCACTTTGTTTGGTAACGCGCTCGATACAATCGCCTTTTTTGCCATCGCTTTTTACCAAAGCCCCGATCCGTTTATGGCGGAGCACTGGACGGAAATCGCGCTGGTGGATTACGGCTTTAAATTGGTGATCAGCTTGGGACTCTTTGTGCCCATGTATGGCGTGCTACTCAACTATTTGACCAAGAAACTCACGGCGGTGAATCCGCAATTTACTTTGGCGCAAAGCTCGCGCTAA
- the rho gene encoding transcription termination factor Rho → MNLTELKNIPVSDLVKLGESLGLENLARLRKQDIIFAILKAHAKSGEDIFGDGVLEILQDGFGFLRSADSSYLAGPDDIYVSPSQIRRFNLRTGDSIAGKIRPPKDGERYFALLKVNTVNDDRPDNARNKILFENLTPLHANERMVMERGNGSTEDITARVLDLASPIGKGQRGLIVAPPKAGKTMLLQNIAQSITYNHPECVLMVLLIDERPEEVTEMQRLVKGEVVASTFDEPASRHVQVAEMVIEKAKRLVEHKKDVVILLDSITRLARAYNTVVPSSGKVLTGGVDANALHRPKRFFGAARNVEEGGSLTIIATALVDTGSKMDEVIYEEFKGTGNMELHLNRKIAEKRVFPAIDFNRSGTRREELLTKTDELQKMWILRKIVHPMGETDAMEFLIDKLAMTKTNDEFFDAMRRQ, encoded by the coding sequence ATGAACCTTACCGAATTGAAAAACATCCCGGTATCCGACCTTGTTAAGCTTGGTGAAAGCTTAGGTCTGGAAAACCTGGCACGTTTACGTAAACAAGACATTATCTTCGCCATCCTAAAAGCTCACGCAAAAAGCGGCGAAGATATTTTTGGCGATGGGGTTCTGGAAATTCTGCAAGACGGCTTTGGTTTCCTACGTAGTGCAGACAGTTCGTACTTGGCGGGTCCGGATGATATTTATGTATCACCAAGCCAGATTCGTCGTTTTAACTTGCGCACGGGCGATTCGATCGCAGGCAAAATTCGTCCACCAAAAGATGGCGAACGTTACTTTGCACTGCTGAAAGTCAACACGGTTAACGATGATCGACCAGACAACGCACGTAATAAAATCCTGTTTGAAAACTTAACTCCTCTGCACGCCAATGAGCGTATGGTGATGGAGCGCGGTAATGGCTCGACAGAAGATATCACTGCGCGTGTATTAGATTTGGCATCGCCGATTGGTAAAGGCCAGCGTGGTTTGATCGTGGCTCCGCCAAAAGCGGGTAAAACCATGCTGCTGCAAAACATCGCACAGAGCATCACTTACAACCACCCAGAATGTGTGTTGATGGTGTTGCTGATTGATGAACGCCCAGAAGAAGTGACCGAAATGCAGCGCCTAGTAAAAGGCGAAGTGGTGGCTTCGACGTTTGATGAGCCAGCTTCTCGTCACGTACAAGTGGCTGAGATGGTCATCGAAAAAGCGAAACGCTTGGTTGAACACAAGAAAGATGTGGTGATTCTGCTGGATTCGATTACTCGTCTTGCGCGTGCATACAACACGGTTGTGCCTTCTTCGGGTAAAGTACTGACCGGTGGTGTGGATGCGAACGCGCTGCATCGTCCTAAGCGTTTCTTCGGTGCGGCACGTAATGTGGAAGAGGGCGGTAGCCTGACCATTATCGCGACTGCGCTCGTGGATACGGGTTCTAAGATGGACGAAGTGATCTACGAAGAGTTTAAAGGTACAGGTAACATGGAACTGCACCTAAACCGTAAGATTGCTGAGAAGCGTGTCTTCCCTGCGATTGATTTCAATCGCTCAGGTACTCGTCGTGAAGAGCTCCTAACCAAGACCGATGAACTGCAGAAAATGTGGATTCTGCGCAAGATTGTACATCCGATGGGCGAGACGGACGCGATGGAATTCTTGATCGACAAGTTGGCGATGACTAAAACCAACGACGAATTCTTTGACGCCATGCGTCGCCAGTAA
- a CDS encoding DUF3630 family protein, translated as MVETHKEFGLADYLAEEGRLLITTPSFNLDTFPQLGERLVKLLSAQVLETQWDGDIHSWLIDFEGRHLFLKAEHYSEAVWFESLSVAESREEMDFLAQLFRQQF; from the coding sequence ATGGTTGAGACGCACAAGGAATTTGGGTTGGCGGACTATCTGGCCGAAGAGGGGCGTTTGCTGATCACCACGCCGAGCTTTAATCTCGATACGTTTCCTCAACTGGGCGAACGTTTAGTCAAATTGCTTTCGGCTCAAGTATTGGAAACGCAGTGGGACGGTGACATCCATAGCTGGCTGATTGACTTTGAAGGGCGTCACTTGTTTCTTAAAGCTGAGCATTACAGTGAAGCGGTGTGGTTTGAATCCTTAAGTGTTGCAGAGAGTCGTGAGGAGATGGATTTTCTGGCGCAACTGTTTCGCCAACAATTTTAG
- the rhlB gene encoding ATP-dependent RNA helicase RhlB, translating to MKKTHITEQKFADFGLHPQVIEGLDKKGFEFCTPIQALALPVLLSGQDIAGQAQTGTGKTLAFLTATFNHLLTTPAHEGRQPTQPRAIIMAPTRELAIQIYNDAEPLIASTGIKAALAYGGESYDKQLAKLQDGVDVLIGTTGRIIDFYKQRVFGLNNIQAVVLDEADRMFDLGFIKDIRFLFRRMPAPQERLNMLFSATLSYRVQELAFEHMHNPEHVVVEPAQKTGHRIQEELFYPSNEDKMALLQTLIEEEWPDRAIVFANTKHRCESIWAHLAGDNHRVGLLTGDVPQKKREKILEQFTQGAVDILVATDVAARGLHIPQVTHVFNYDLPDDCEDYVHRIGRTGRAGASGHSISFACEEYAINLPAIEEYIEHAIPVSEYDHDALIKDLPAPVRTPSARSQQRRTNTSGARSGDRKSNNRRPRGPRQPREA from the coding sequence ATGAAAAAGACGCATATCACAGAGCAAAAGTTCGCCGACTTCGGGTTGCATCCGCAAGTTATTGAAGGATTGGACAAAAAAGGGTTTGAGTTTTGCACCCCGATCCAAGCCTTGGCGCTGCCGGTACTGCTCTCCGGCCAAGACATCGCAGGCCAGGCCCAAACCGGGACTGGTAAAACGCTCGCGTTTCTTACTGCTACCTTTAACCATCTACTGACTACGCCAGCACATGAAGGCCGTCAGCCAACCCAGCCGCGTGCGATTATCATGGCGCCAACGCGTGAACTGGCTATCCAGATTTACAACGATGCCGAACCTTTGATCGCCAGCACCGGCATCAAAGCAGCCTTAGCTTACGGCGGTGAAAGCTACGATAAGCAACTAGCCAAACTGCAAGACGGCGTGGATGTGTTGATCGGCACGACAGGCCGTATTATTGACTTCTACAAACAGCGCGTATTTGGCTTAAACAACATTCAAGCCGTGGTGTTGGATGAAGCGGATCGCATGTTCGATCTTGGCTTTATTAAAGACATCCGTTTCTTGTTCCGCCGTATGCCGGCACCCCAAGAACGTTTGAACATGCTGTTTTCTGCAACACTCTCTTACCGCGTGCAGGAACTGGCGTTTGAGCACATGCACAATCCTGAACATGTGGTGGTGGAACCTGCACAAAAAACCGGCCATCGCATTCAAGAAGAGCTGTTCTATCCTTCCAATGAAGACAAAATGGCCCTGCTACAAACGCTGATTGAAGAAGAATGGCCAGATCGTGCGATCGTCTTTGCCAACACCAAACATCGCTGTGAATCGATTTGGGCTCATCTGGCGGGCGACAACCACCGTGTTGGCTTACTGACGGGTGATGTCCCTCAGAAGAAACGCGAAAAAATTCTTGAGCAATTTACTCAAGGCGCGGTAGACATTCTGGTCGCCACCGATGTCGCGGCACGTGGCTTACATATCCCACAAGTCACGCACGTGTTTAACTACGACTTACCTGACGATTGCGAAGACTATGTTCACCGTATCGGTCGTACAGGCCGTGCTGGCGCAAGTGGTCATTCGATTAGCTTTGCTTGCGAAGAGTACGCGATTAACCTGCCAGCGATTGAAGAGTACATCGAACACGCCATCCCGGTTTCTGAGTACGACCACGACGCACTGATCAAAGATCTCCCGGCCCCCGTTCGTACCCCATCAGCGCGTTCACAACAGCGCCGAACCAACACCAGCGGCGCACGTTCTGGAGACAGAAAGTCAAACAACCGCCGTCCGCGTGGACCTCGCCAACCAAGGGAAGCCTAA